The Candidatus Neomarinimicrobiota bacterium region GTTGGGACCAAGGCGGGATTGCATTCGTCCCATCCCTCTGCGCTCAATGTAGATGGCACCCATTACCATGGTTAGAACAAAACCGATGATGACAATGGTAAAAAAGAGCCAGTGCCACCAGAACCCACCCGGCCAGTCCTGAGGCAGGGTTTGTAAGCGAACCTGGTGGTTAATGCTGAAATCAATCATCGTCATCATCGGTCAATCTCACCTACGGTAATATCAATACTGCCGAAAATGATGATAACATCGGCCACCTTCCACCCGCGTACCATGTCACGGAGAGCGGTCAGGTTAATCAGGCTTGGTGGGCGGATATGGCAGCGGTAGGGAGCTATGGAATTGTCAGATACCAAATAAAAGCCAAGCTCGCCTTTGGGTGCTTCAATGCGGGCGTAAGCTTCGCCAATCGGTGGGCGAACCAAGTGTGATACATCACTTTTTACCGGCCCTGGAGGCAGTTGCTCCATGGCCTGCTTGATGATGCGCAGGCTCTGCCGCATTTCCTCTACCCTCTGTCGGTAGCGGTCATAACAGTCGCCAACGGTGCCGGTAGGGATATCAAAGTCGAAGCGGTCATAAACGGAGTACGGGTCTGCCTGGCGTATATCCCATTTAACGCCACTGGCGCGAAGCACCGGACCGCTGGCGGAACAATTGATGGCCTGTTCTTTGGTTAAAATACCAACGCCCTTGGCACGAGCCAGCAGTATCTCGTTCTGCATGAGAAGTCGGTCATATTCATCAATAAAGCGGGGCATCCGCGCCAGGAATTTGCGCAAAGCCGGCAGAAATTCCCTAGGAATATCCTGGCTGACACCACCAACTCGCATGTAATTATAGGTAAGCCGCTGACCGCTGACCATCTCGAAGAGGTCGATAATCCTCTCTCTTTCCCGGAACATGTACAGGAAGGGAGTAAAGTAAGCGCCGCAATCATTCAAGAAGGAACCAACGGCGATAAGGAAGGCGGCGATGCGTTGCAGCTCGGCCATAATGACCCGCAGGTATTCCGCCCGTTCCGGGACTTTTATTCCCGCCAGCTTCTCTACGGCCAAAACGTAAGCATGGTTATTGTTCATTGAGGATATGTAGTCCAGCCGATCAGTTAACGGGATAATCCCGGTGTAGGTTCGCTGCTCAGCCAGCTTCTCCACTCCACGATGGAGATAGCCA contains the following coding sequences:
- a CDS encoding NADH-quinone oxidoreductase subunit D gives rise to the protein MALKTEPFVLNMGPVHPSTHGVFRMRATLDGEVVVDIEPVFGYLHRGVEKLAEQRTYTGIIPLTDRLDYISSMNNNHAYVLAVEKLAGIKVPERAEYLRVIMAELQRIAAFLIAVGSFLNDCGAYFTPFLYMFRERERIIDLFEMVSGQRLTYNYMRVGGVSQDIPREFLPALRKFLARMPRFIDEYDRLLMQNEILLARAKGVGILTKEQAINCSASGPVLRASGVKWDIRQADPYSVYDRFDFDIPTGTVGDCYDRYRQRVEEMRQSLRIIKQAMEQLPPGPVKSDVSHLVRPPIGEAYARIEAPKGELGFYLVSDNSIAPYRCHIRPPSLINLTALRDMVRGWKVADVIIIFGSIDITVGEIDR